In Flavobacterium okayamense, a single window of DNA contains:
- a CDS encoding DUF1304 domain-containing protein produces MIVIGKVLIVIIALLHCYFLILEMFLWTTRGPKVFRNFPKDLFEPTKTLAANQGLYNGFLAAGLLWSLFISDEIWQKNVALFFLGCVAVAGIYGALTASKKIFYIQALPAIVAIVLFLV; encoded by the coding sequence ATGATAGTAATAGGCAAAGTTTTAATCGTTATTATAGCACTACTCCATTGCTATTTTTTGATTTTAGAAATGTTTTTATGGACAACTCGCGGACCAAAAGTGTTTCGTAATTTCCCTAAAGATTTATTTGAACCTACTAAAACGTTAGCTGCTAATCAAGGTTTGTATAACGGTTTTCTAGCCGCTGGATTATTGTGGTCGTTGTTTATTTCAGATGAAATTTGGCAAAAAAATGTAGCGCTTTTCTTTTTAGGCTGTGTTGCTGTTGCAGGAATTTATGGTGCTTTAACAGCAAGTAAAAAGATTTTTTATATTCAAGCGTTGCCAGCGATTGTGGCGATTGTTTTGTTTTTGGTTTAA